A region of the Apium graveolens cultivar Ventura chromosome 6, ASM990537v1, whole genome shotgun sequence genome:
AAGGAACGTTGAGTTTTGGATTGGTATACTCGAAGAACAGTGGGAATAATATGTTAACTGGTTACTCGGATAGCGATCTGGCGGGAAACATAGATGATAGGAAGAGCACTGGAGGTATGTGTTATTATTTGAATGATAACTTGATAACATGGGTTTCACAGAAACAAAAATATGTCGCATTGTCCAGTTGCGAAGCAGAGTTCATTGCTGCTACAGCTGCAGCATGCCAGGGAATATGGCTTCAGAAATTGTTAAGTGAAGTTTCAGATAGTTACGTTGGTCCGGTAGTTCTTTATGTTGATAACAAGTCTGCAATAGACTTGGCCAAAAATCCAGTGTTCCATGGGAGGTCTAAACACATAGACATTCGATATTATTTCATCAGGGAATGTGTTGAACGTGGTGAAATAATTATCAAGTATGTTAAGACAGATGAACAGAAAGTGAATGTCCTCACAAAGGTGTTACCAGTTGTGAAGTTTGAGAAAATGGGACAACTTCTGGGTGTGAAGAATCTAGCAGaacaagtttagattaaggggTTGTTTGTTGGTTTAATCTAAACATTGTTCGTTTAtttatttatgcaaataaattatGTACGTGCGTGTTTGTGGGTTTTCGGTTTGTCTGACTTGGTCTTCAAACTGGCCTGAGTTTTCTAGGAGTTAGTAGCAGTATGGAGTCTGTTTAGCATTTCTGTTTTATCATTTCCTATTTTTTAGGTAGTAGTTCTCTCATAGTCTTTCATATATATTTGTATCCTGTTGGCTTTAACAATAAGTTTATTAGCTTTACTTCTTACTTGTTCTCTCGTTTAAACACAAACagatatattacatatatacatAGTATTTGCAGGTCGTTTTTCTTCAGtgattaatcacataataataatGAGAATTTTTATTTAGCGCGATGTTGTTCCCTAGATTAGATTTAGTAAGCAATATATGTAAATAACTTGGCATTTGCCTCAAATTAGGAAAATGAGTATTAACTTAATTTATTGTTATTAGAGGGATTTAAATATAATCTAATAGATGTCGAGGGGAGTTTTATTTTTTAACCAATGTGTTGTATTTTATTGTGATTAAAATCAACCATTGTCATTAAAGTGAATTATTTTCTCAAACTCTTTGTGTGTTATGACATTTTCATTATTTAaagattcaattttttttaatattagaaataaagatatttcaaaaaaataatttagtTACGTGGAATGTTTTGAAATATAGAAAAAATTACTATATATTTGTAACTATACAATCACTTGTACCTAAAAGTTTAAACTCAttttattttttgataaattgGACATAATATCAGTATATGAActaaacttaatttaatatacATCATTCATCTAAAAACTGGGTCCCACCATGCTGACGTGGCACATGTGGATCAATATGCCGAGGTGGTAATTGATGACATGTCATGTTATGACGTGTTAAAATTTTACGTGGCAGATCACGTGACATTCCAATTCACATAATTGACTTATTTTATTAGAGTATGCTCCTGATGCAATGATTTGTATCGTTGTAGTTGATGACAAAAAGCATTACATTAGGAGTCAAATCCAGCGTTCGCCGCTAATGTAATGCCCATTTTATGTTGCAAAAGTCAAAAACAAGCTGTAATGCTTTTTTGGCCTATTGCCATATTAATAAAGTATTGCATTTGAGCGTTTTGGGCGTAGTTCCAGAACCACGAATCTGCCCTATTTCTTCTTTGAATAGGAATCTGTTTAATCAGTTGCCCGTCTCTTTCATTACCAAGATCATTTATGATATCATTATCCCACCTGTTTTGAGCAACATTATTTAGACCACTAACTTTACTATCTTTTAATTCTAGTGAAAAATACCATTTTATGGGCATGATAACCATAGTATTTTCCAAATATTTGTTCCGTTATCATATCCAATCCATCTCCCACATCCTCTTTTAACCAAATATTGAGTTACCAGAATACTATACCACATGTAACAAGGGTTGTCCCCAAGATGTGCCGTCAAAAAATCTCCATCAGGAAAATACTATGCCTGGATTATCATTATTCACTAGCCTCCTCCCTTGTTTAGCGAGCATAGCCAAGTTAAGATTTTTTAACTTTCCGAACCCCAAGCCTCATCCTTTTTTAACAATGAATAGTTTGGAGATGAGCATTAGTATAACCAGCAAATTGATAAAATATACCTGCTCCACAAAGAGTATTTTTTGAAGATTACCATCCAGAATTAGGAGCAATAAGTATCTCTCTATTCATAGCCTGAATCATCTGCATAAGTTCCTTGAATTTGCCATTAGAGAAAGAGTTGAGTGATGTTTCACTTAAATATCTGAAGTCTTGGAGAAAGACTAAGAGTTCTGATCAAGACTAACACTATTAGCTTGAGATTTACCTttatttagttgatttttaggTTTAGGTTTGGGTTTACCAAATATTTTGGGCCATTCAAGGTAGCTATAAATGCAGAAATATTTATCACTAAGGTGTCCTGTCATTTGACAAAAGTCACAGAAGGGAGTGGTTGAGGTGTCACCGACactatttttcttcttcatagATTGGAGTGTCTGTTACCATATTCATTGTCTTAAATGACATAGCAGATGACCCAACAAGCACATTAGAAGACACCTTTTCTCTTTGATATTCTTCATTTCATATGCTTCACTTTAGGATGAATGAGGTATTATCATGAGAAGATGACCTCGAGTGATAGTGAAGAATCATTTAATCCCATAAGAAATTGAGAGAGGAGACTTTTCCTTATGTACAAGTTCAATTTGTTATTGACTTCACTGATACACTTGTTACAACTATAGTAAGGCAACTCAGAAATTTACTCGGGTTCATCATTAAGAGCCCTAAATTTAGTAGAGTGGAAATAAACATTGATCTCTGACTAAGATAAGCAATTTCACATTTGACAATAAAGACCTTAGCTATATTCGCATGAGCAAATCATGTAGCTAAATCATTCCATGTATCACCAGCAGTGTTCATAAACATTATACTTTGAGAAATCTCAGGAGATACAATGCTTAAGATCTACGGGATGATAATATCGCTACATGATGCCAGTAAACAAGTAAAGCAGATGGAGAAGCACTATTAAAACTGAGTTTGAATTTAGAATAAAacaaagttatatatatatatgttatttttgAGAATTGTAAACATAAAACTTATAAATACTATTAATTTATATAGTATTAATGATTCATGAAATTAAAAACAATCTTTCTACATTTTTTCATATCTTGTTTTTCACCTAAGGGGAAACTTAAAAGAGTTCATCACTTCAATGAGCTTTCCATTATCAACTAGTTGTTTAAGCTTACGAAGCAAGGTGTAATTTTTTTTGGAAGACGATcataattgttttatataaatttgCTTATTGCTATGGAGATTTAACCCTTTCTGCTTCCGAATGTTAAAACCGCATGATATATCATCGATATTTGAAATAAAAGAAGTTGAATAAAATTTGTAAGTCAGACCTATATATAACTTTTATTCATATCTCATTTATAAAATGAACATGAAAATGTGTTCAGAAGTAAGATTGCGGGGATGAGATGAAATATAAGTATTTGGTTCATCATTCAGCAATATAATCATGCTTTGATGTGCACTAGTTGGGAGTTTAAATTGTAAGCCCGTATAAAAGCATCAAGTTTAAAGTCATACAATTTAAACTATTTTGACAAAACATAGATACATCGATAAGATTACTTGTTTCGGTCAAAATCTAACAAAATATGATAAGTATAATAGTTATAAGTTGATCACAAAAATAACAAAATATTACGATATAACTAAGAGATGCAGAAGTATCAAGGCCATGCATTCCTTGCTCCACTTGCACCACCAGTTCCAGATTTCACAGGTGCTGTCCCATTCTCTTCGATCCACCCCTTAAATACACAACCAAATTCCCATTCACCAAGAAGACTATCAGGCCTTAAATTTCTAGTGGCCATCTTAAGGTCATTAAATGCAAATTTTCAAAGCCGAGAAGTAAATTTAAGTTCCTCTTCAAGTTTGGAAGTGGATGTATTACTTTCTGCAGTACTGGTTTTAGTTGATGAGATTGCGGTAGTATGTTGGTCTTTCTTACTGTTGGCATATATGCTCTTTGCAGCAGCACAGAACAAGTCTAACAAGATTGAGATATGCTAATATATTAACAAATTATAAGCAAGATATTAAATCAAATCATTCTGCTATAGAAGCATATAAAAACCCAAGGAATAGAAGACTAATAGTTCAAACGTAAATAACAAAAAGATCACTGATGTATAAAAAACTAGTTGGgaaataattattaataagatGAAACCAGTATGATTagaaattttatataaaaatctGAATATCGGAAGCAGGCCTCCCGTAACCGCGACTGCTCGAACAACTTTTAGCTATCATTAGAAGGAGATAAATTTAGGAACCAGTGTTGGCACTAATTCAATGTAGCTCAGCTTGTACAGGGCAAAAAGAATAAAATATACAGATAtatggaaaaataaaataaaagaagaaCTTGGTCGGATGGACCAAGAGAATTTGCTAATACAAGGATTTCCAAAGCATGGTATGGAACACATAAATTGTAGCCCATAAGAAAGATATTATCAAGAGACAAGCTATCAAATATGTCTGTGTATGGAATAATGCGTTGGGGAATACAACACGGCCAGTGCTTTAGCATGATATCATCATTTACCCAACATTTTATAAATTATTTGAACTCCTAACCAACAAGCTCAAGTGCTTTAGCAAATCAAATACAAGTAGTACAATTTTTGGCTCCACCTCATTTACCAGGTAGATAGTTTTATATCTTTGGATCTACACCATCCTGACACCTCAACATCGCCTAAATCTATTTACAACAACTATGTAAAAACTTTTTATAACTAAATATATTTGGAGCCTGGATTCCTTACGTGCTTCAAGGGAACGAAAGAGTTTGAATGAAAACAAACATGAACCAGTAAATTCCAAACCTGTTAGAGTAGGaatgtgtttgtttttatctCACCAGTGTATCAAACTAATTTATAAGCAATAACAACATATAACTTTTATGAATTAGGACATGCctacttttatttttatatggGGCAAAATGTTTGGATTTCATCATACCCAGCTAAAAATCCTCTACACAAATGAAGAATATTACACAATGCTACAACAACAATAAAAAACATCGACAATTATGACCCCTAACGGTCAGAAGAAAATGTACTATTTAGGTAAGCGCTTGTAGTTACTCGTGATACAAATTGGtggtttattcatttattttGGCACGTGCAACTCACCACCAAATTCTACATGTATAATCCAGACAAAAATTCATTATCCGGTTTCTAACTATTTAACACTATCCTATATAAATGGTATCACCTACAGTATTATAGATAATCACCAACATAAATCCATATTATATTCCCACACTACCACTCCCTCAAACTCAAGTTCCGCTTCACTAAAATTAGCTCAACTTAGTTCAATTCCAATAACTACAACATTTTTCGAGACAAACAAAAACCTCAAACCAACACTCAACTCTTAATCAcaatataaatacataatattacaTAAACTCGACAAAAATGACTCACGTCCTGAGCCATTTGAGTAACAATATCCGAAAAATCCAAAGCAACTCCTTCATCATCCTCCCTATCGGAAAACTCAACCGAATTAATCGCCAATTTGCACCTCTGAAATGACAAGTCACCGCGAACCTACAGAAACACAAAACATGAAATCACACCATAAATTCAACAAATTCATCAAATTCAACAAAAAAAAAACACTCGAAACATCGAAACAATCGTATACCATAGACCTATAAAGCTCGTAGAGAAATCTAATAATCGGAATCGATATAAACAGGGCACACATCCCCCCCAAATTAGGATTTGAAATCCCCataattaacaaattaaaattagaatttgtaaacaaataataaaaaaatgcaCTAAAATTAAGGATTATAAACCCCAGATTAACAAATTAAATCGAGTTCCTGTAATTACACCTAAGTGGAGCTTTGAAACAAAGCTGAAATGATGAAATAGAGTTTTAAATGAGAAGCTTCAGTGAGATGTGCGGCGGGGAGAGGTGCGGCGGCGAGATGAGCAGATGAGCAGCAGCGAGAGAGTGTTTTTGTGGAGAGTAAGATGAACTTGTGTTTATGTTTTTTCTTTTCTaagttttttattttaatttatgtgGGTTATTTTAGGTAGAGAGGGACTTTTCCCccgtttttttaaaatttttttacaTATCTAAGG
Encoded here:
- the LOC141666071 gene encoding secreted RxLR effector protein 161-like; protein product: MDPKLVITKDEGGQPVHPTEFKSMIGGLRYLVHIHPDIWHAVGIVSRFMERPTDMHLNAAKRILRYVKGTLSFGLVYSKNSGNNMLTGYSDSDLAGNIDDRKSTGGMCYYLNDNLITWVSQKQKYVALSSCEAEFIAATAAACQGIWLQKLLSEVSDSYVGPVVLYVDNKSAIDLAKNPVFHGRSKHIDIRYYFIRECVERGEIIIKYVKTDEQKVNVLTKVLPVVKFEKMGQLLGVKNLAEQV